The following coding sequences are from one Deltaproteobacteria bacterium window:
- a CDS encoding riboflavin kinase yields MAVAMEMGGIVVDGRRLGRLLGAPTANVVLPHGDASLYGSWAAIATIAARAYRALAHVGVRPSVGGTQPLLEVHLFDFDGNLYGHELRVRLLKKVSDEERLESLDLLRLKIASDLSAVRRYFENDGLDMPRDPTRRRSPGRAAPER; encoded by the coding sequence ATGGCGGTGGCGATGGAAATGGGCGGCATCGTGGTCGACGGGCGGCGTCTCGGCCGCCTGCTCGGCGCGCCGACCGCGAACGTCGTGCTCCCGCATGGCGACGCGTCGCTCTACGGATCCTGGGCGGCGATCGCGACGATCGCCGCCCGCGCCTACCGAGCGCTCGCCCACGTCGGCGTACGCCCCTCGGTCGGGGGCACGCAGCCCCTGCTCGAGGTGCACCTGTTCGACTTCGACGGGAACCTCTACGGACATGAGCTTCGGGTGCGACTGCTGAAGAAGGTTTCCGACGAAGAGCGCCTCGAGTCGCTCGACCTGCTGCGGCTCAAGATCGCTTCCGACCTGTCCGCGGTGCGGCGCTACTTCGAGAACGATGGGCTCGACATGCCGCGAGATCCGACGCGACGGCGATCTCCGGGGCGCGCCGCGCCGGAGCGGTGA